One Mus musculus strain C57BL/6J chromosome 2, GRCm38.p6 C57BL/6J genomic window, TGGTCACAACAGCCCACAACCACCTGGAGACAGTGGAGATGGTGTTCATTGCGACAGTGACTGGTTCCCTGAGCCTGGTGACTGTGGTGGGTAACATCCTGGTGATGCTGTCCATCAAGGTCAACAGGCAGTTGCAGACAGTCAACAACTACTTCCTGTTCAGCCTGGCGTGTGCAGATCTCATCATAGGGGCGTTCTCTATGAACCTTTACACCTTATACATCATCAAGGGCTACTGGCCCCTGGGTGCCGTGGTCTGTGACCTGTGGCTGGCCCTGGACTATGTGGTGAGCAATGCCTCTGTCATGAACCTTCTCATCATCAGCTTTGACCGCTATTTCTGCGTCACCAAGCCCCTCACCTATCCAGCCCGCCGCACTACTAAGATGGCAGGCCTCATGATTGCAGCCGCCTGGGTCTTGTCCTTTGTACTCTGGGCCCCTGCCATCTTGTTCTGGCAGTTTGTGGTGGGCAAGAGGACAGTGCCTGATAACCAGTGCTTCATCCAGTTCTTGTCCAACCCGGCGGTGACCTTCGGCACAGCCATTGCTGCCTTCTACCTGCCTGTGGTCATCATGACGGTGCTGTATATTCATATCTCGCTGGCCAGCCGCAGCCGTGTTCACAAGCATCGACCCGAGGGCCCCAAGGAGAAGAAGGCCAAGACTCTGGCTTTCCTCAAGAGCCCTCTGATGAAGCCGAGCATTAAGAAACCTCCACCAGGGGGCGCTTCTCGAGAGGAACTGCGCAACGGGAAGCTAGAAGAGGCTCCTCCGCCAGCCCTGCCCCCGCCTCCACGCCCAGTGGCTGACAAGGACACTTCCAATGAGTCCAGCTCAGGCAGTGCCACCCAGAACACCAAGGAACGGCCACCCACAGAGCTGTCCACCACAGAGGCCGCCACCACACCAGCGCTGCCCGCTCCTACCCTGCAGCCACGAACCCTCAACCCAGCCTCCAAGTGGTCCAAGATCCAAATTGTGACAAAGCAGACAGGCAGTGAATGTGTGACTGCCATCGAGATCGTACCTGCCACGCCAGCTGGTATGCGCCCAGCAGCCAATGTGGCCCGAAAGTTTGCCAGCATCGCTCGTAACCAGGTGCGCAAGAAGCGGCAGATGGCGGCCCGGGAGCGCAAAGTGACTCGGACAATCTTTGCCATTCTGCTGGCCTTCATCCTCACCTGGACACCCTACAATGTCATGGTCCTGGTGAACACCTTTTGCCAGAGCTGTATCCCCGAAAGGGTGTGGTCCATCGGCTACTGGCTCTGCTACGTCAACAGCACGATCAACCCTGCCTGCTATGCACTCTGCAATGCCACTTTCAAAAAGACCTTCCGGCACCTTTTGCTGTGCCAGTATCGGAACATCGGCACAGCCAGGTAGACGGGCAGGTGCCTTAGGAGGTGCTGGTGTCAAGAGTGTGTACCGGGGAACCACATGGCTCACCGGCTGTGGAGGAGAGAGTAGGCGGCCCCACTCTGAGTTCGCATCTGCTGAAGAGAACAGGTCTCCCAGACACCGTGAGGTACAAGAGGCTCTTCGCTGGGATGGGAGAGCAGATCTCTACTGAAGCCTAGGAGGCTCGGCCCAGGGACGGTCTGAACTGGCACCACCTGGCCCATATCTTTTACCTTGCCTCAGGAAGATGGGGGACGATGGCTGGAGTGGGCAGTGGCTCTATCAAGGCCAACCATCGGTGGAGGTGGATGAATAGAGCAGAACTTGGGAGCATCTTGAGAGGAGCAAAAGGAGCCAGGCTTGCAAGGGTGGGGTCCCCCGTTATGCTGTAATCGGTGCTTTCCGCCTTCCTGCGCCCTCCTCTCCCTTGCATGTAGGCTCagcccttcccctgcccccaagtCCCACTCCAAGGTGAGGGACTTCCCTGCCACTGTTGCTCAGCCAGGCTCTGGATGGGAAGCCAAGCCCTTTGGCACTCCCCTGGCCAGCAGTCATCTGGACAGGGCAACTGGGAGGCCATGCTAAGCCGAGATACAGACTCCAGGGGACTGAATCAATTAATGGTGGATCTTATTGTCAAATTGtcaagaacccccccccccaggtcacACATCAAATGAACAGCAGTGGGCAGTGTTCCTCTCTACCTCTGAGCGGAGGGAGGTATGGGTCCAAGGAGGGAAAGGTGATGGTGGGGAACTTGGTGATCCATACAGCCCACAGTGGCGAATGACACAAGCAAGCACCCTCATGGATCCCCAATGAGAAAATTCCAGACTTGCAGTAGCCTGGACCAGAAACTCTTGATGAGCTGGGACAGAGTTCAAGTGAGTCACCTAGGTCCCCTTCCCTAACCCCAGCCCTGTGGGTCCctgggagactttttttttttttttttttttttttgtaaatgttcTGCTCTTTTTCCACGAGCTGTAGGGAGCACTTCCTTCATAGCCCTCAGCTCCCCTCAGTCCATCTTTCCCCATCTTCCCACCTCCGACAGAGCTCCATGGCAAACTGGGAAGGggcttttatatattaaaaaagaagctTTTATTGGAAAAAAGtgagtttattttattcatttcttaatAACAAGTATCAGGGTGGGGAGAACAAAAGAGGGTATGGGGAGGCTCACTTTCCAGAATCTCTTGTCCCTCCCCACTTTGGGCACTTGGTGTGGGCGTGAGAGGACAGGCGTGATTGACAGAGCTGACAGGAAGACAAAAGGCACTGGTGGGTTATATCTTGGGCCTGTGGGAGAGGAGGGCTCCGTTCAGGCTCCAGGCGAGGCCGGAGGCTCTCTGGCCTCCTGACTtagtcctttccttttcctttcttggctGGAAAACAATAACGGAGATGCATTAGTGCGGTGGGTGACCTAGCTCGGACTCACCAGACAACGCAGACATGTCCATCAAGGAGAGAAAATCCTGCCCCCTAGTGGTGACTGACCAGTTCACCTGGAAGTGGTGGGAAAGGGCAGCCATGTGATATGAAACCTTTCTTTATTCGTTCAACTTTTTAACCctcgcgccccccccccccctttaaagaCAGACTCTCAAGTCTCTCAGTCTGTAACCTTGAACTCAAGGCAGTGTTACTGCCTCAGTCCTGAAGTGCCGCTTTTTACAGGCACGAGCTACCAAGCCTGACTTTCAACTTTCTATTTTCATCTAGGATCAGAGTACTCCAAGTTCCTCACCGGGGAAATGGGCAGAGTCACCTCTGCCCTGCTGGCCTCAATAGCTGTTGGGAGTCAGGTAGCAGCATGTACCTTTGGGACAGCCTTTCCATAGTTTTAAGCGCAGAGTTAACTCCTCCCTGATCCCACCCCACCTTCCTCAGTTGACAAAGACAAGCCTTTCCCAGGAACCCAGGTCGGATGATCCAACAGAAAGAGTAGTTCCTACTTGGGCAGAGGGTTTAGCATCTCCTGAGAGTGGCCCTCAAGTGCCTGCCCATTCCTAACTTTAAGACTGCTCTGCAGAGACAGAGCATGGAGTAGCCTGGCCCACAACCCCACCATATTCGCTGACCTTTGGTCTTTGACTTGGTCTTGGAGGTGCAGGGCTTAGTCACGCGGATGGTCTCCTGGCACTGGGCATTGTACCGCGCCTTCTTCAGGGTCCCTTGGCGGGCTTTGGTGCCAGTGCTCCCATCACACGCCCCCCAGCTCTCAAACTTGTATTTGCAGTCGGCTGATGGGAGAGTGGCCCCACGGTGAGAGACAGGAGGGTTGTGGATGTCCTCCCTGCCTCCGGTTTATAAGGACATACCCTCTGGCTTCCCGCCCTCCTCCCGCGCGCCACCTCACCTCCAAATTCCTTCTTCCAGTTGCAGGGCACCTTGCAATGGACGCGCTGGGTCTGGGCCCCACAGGTACCCTCGCGGAAGCCCATGCCGCAGTCCTTGCTGCTGGGGGTGCAGGGCCCCCAGGTCCACTCCGAACACTCGCTGCCCTTCTTCACCTTCTCTACAGGGCGCAAGGAACAAAGTTAAGGACATGGCGTGCCGGACCAGCACTTGGTCACACGGCCTGCCTCACCTGCCCACCCCAGCTTTTACTCCTGAGCCCATCCTATCCCATCACCTTTTTTTTTGGCCACCGCGGACGTGACCACCAAGAGGGCAAGAAGGGCGAGAAGGAAGAAGCCTCGGTGCTGCATCCTAGGGGTAAAACCTGGGTTAGAGTTTCTCGCCTAGTCTCTTCTCCGCTAGGAACCGCGGGAAGGACCTCCCACCCTTGACTGACTTGTCCCACTTTCCAGGCCCAAAACGTCGGACCGACAAGGGGGAGACGGAGGGAGGACTTGGAACCGATGTCTCAgcgtacccccacccccacctcagcccCCTTGGTGGCAGAGCAGCCGCCTGAAGGGACTGGGGCCACAGCCACTGCGTGCGCTCACTCGCTCACTGCTCGATGCTTCGCTCCCTCCCGCTCCGGCCTGTCCCGCTAAGGCCGCTAAGGCCCCTTTTGTCTCCAGAACCGGTCTGAGCCGGTCACATgggcccccgcccctccccccatcccgtGGAAggacccgccccctccccccaaacccgCACCTCCCCAGACCCCCCTAGTCCCCGCCTCCACTCCCGCCCCTCGCCGAGCCGGGACTCCCGCGTCTGTGCCTCTCACCTCTGATCTCTGGGTCTCTGGTCCTGGAGTTCGGTTTTACCAGTGCGCTTCTGGCTCAGGTCCCCTCGTAGCAGGCCCAGctctctatcccctccccttcccctggtCTAGGCCTGTCTATACTTTTCCCTCTCGCAGCCTGTCAGCTCTCAGGTCACCACTTCGCTTGCCCACCGCGGGCCCCGGGAGTATGTCCTGGTGTCACAGGCTCGGGGCGGCCACCGCACCCGCGAACCTTCCCTTCGAGGCCCGGCTCACCTccggcttggttttttttttttttttttttttttaatcagttcaCTCAGAGTGCAAGAAGGGTCTCTGATGTGGCAGGGAGCTGGGTACCTGGGACCTCAGATGGCTCCGGGTGAGCAAGGCTCGAGAGCCTTTTTCTAGTGCAGgtttgggggaggaggaggagggaagggcgTTGGGGGGGATGGGGAAGCACATAGAAATGAGTTTGGTAAATCTTGTCGCTGACAAGAGCTGTCTGAGAAGTTCCAGACCGGGCTTCCCCCGGAGGTGATAACCGCCCACCCCTGACCCTGGGGCCTCAGGCTCACCTCaagcagatccccccccccccccccagtacaaGCCAGGGGGAGGGGACTGCTCCAGGGCACAGGGCCAAAAGACCAAAGAACCCAAGCCTGGCCCCCGCCCCACCTCTTTTACTTTCATTGTTATCATCCCTGCAGGAGCGGGAAAATCAGCTCCGCCCCAGGCGCTGTGAGCCTAAGGCCCTAGGCAGAGGTCAGGATCGGGGCAGACCCATCTCCCGAAGTGATCTGAGATGTTGGTGGCCATTTCCCCGACCCCAAGGATTACCCAGCACACACCATTGCTCATGTGAGTCCCccacaacaagaaaaaaagaaaacaagaaaggaaaaaaaattcactttacTGAGTCACACCCAGCTGTAAACAAGTCACCGTGggagccccaccccccaccccaggccatACAGTCCGAAATGAAATGGCTGGATACATGAGGAGGAAGACCAGGGTAGGTGCCAAGCAGGGCAGCGGGCAAGTGAATACAGCAGGCTCTTGAGTTTCTGGGATGCCCAGGGTGGGTGGATCAGAGAGGAGGGTTAGGTACCCAGAACCCTCCAGAGAGCCCAAAGGATCAGGTGGCTTTTGAAAGTCCTGCTGAGTGCAGGCCTCCCTGACATCGATGCTGAGCTCTGTCCAGCCCTTCCATCTGCTGTGGTGAGCTGGAGGCTGCCCTGAAGGGAGGGAACCAGCCAGCCCAGCCTGTTTCCTGTTCCCCATGAAACCAGGGACAGGTGAGAGTCCAGCTCCTTAGAGTCCAGCCCTAGATCTGAACAGCTTCTCAGGGGGTGGCACGGGGCTCCTTCCCTGTGGCAGGGTCCCCCCATAGCCATCTGACAGGAATGTGGCAGTGAGATGGGCAAGGAGAGTCCTCTGGTAGTGTCCCTTGTTGATCCATGGTCCCCTTAACTACACAGCTGTCTCCTGGTCCTCACGCTGGATCATCTGGTAATGCTGTCTGTTCTCCAGGTAGGCAGCGAGCTCTGTGTCTTGAGCCTTCTCAGCGCGCTGCCGGGGAGTGTCGCCCTGGAAAAGGGTGGAAGGGCCCCCAAGGCCTTAGGAAAGGGCAGGGGTTCTTCTACGGAGCCAGAGGGGGAGGGTATCCTCAGAGGTCACAAGCTTTCCCCCTGCTGGCTCAGGTTTCTCAGGGCCTGGACTGTGTTGGCTCAGAAGAGCTTGAAATTCCCTAGCCCTGCCCCCAAGTCTGGGAAAGGGTGAGTTTGTGCTCTGCCAGGCAACTCACCTGCAGATCTGTCTTCATGAGGGAGGCCCCGGCTTCCACAATGTAGTGGCAGATGGTGCGCTGACCCAGGGCGGCTGCCTGGTGTAGACAGGTCTCCCCACTGGGGAACAGGGGCTGGTTGTAGACACTTGCAGTTCTCTAGGCCTG contains:
- the Mdk gene encoding midkine isoform b (isoform b is encoded by transcript variant 5), with the protein product MGFREGTCGAQTQRVHCKVPCNWKKEFGADCKYKFESWGACDGSTGTKARQGTLKKARYNAQCQETIRVTKPCTSKTKSKTKAKKGKGKD
- the Chrm4 gene encoding muscarinic acetylcholine receptor M4, whose product is MANFTPVNGSSANQSVRLVTTAHNHLETVEMVFIATVTGSLSLVTVVGNILVMLSIKVNRQLQTVNNYFLFSLACADLIIGAFSMNLYTLYIIKGYWPLGAVVCDLWLALDYVVSNASVMNLLIISFDRYFCVTKPLTYPARRTTKMAGLMIAAAWVLSFVLWAPAILFWQFVVGKRTVPDNQCFIQFLSNPAVTFGTAIAAFYLPVVIMTVLYIHISLASRSRVHKHRPEGPKEKKAKTLAFLKSPLMKPSIKKPPPGGASREELRNGKLEEAPPPALPPPPRPVADKDTSNESSSGSATQNTKERPPTELSTTEAATTPALPAPTLQPRTLNPASKWSKIQIVTKQTGSECVTAIEIVPATPAGMRPAANVARKFASIARNQVRKKRQMAARERKVTRTIFAILLAFILTWTPYNVMVLVNTFCQSCIPERVWSIGYWLCYVNSTINPACYALCNATFKKTFRHLLLCQYRNIGTAR
- the Mdk gene encoding midkine isoform c precursor (isoform c precursor is encoded by transcript variant 6) — protein: MQHRGFFLLALLALLVVTSAVAKKKEKVKKGSECSEWTWGPCTPSSKDCGMGFREGTCGAQTQRVHCKVPCNWKKEFGAKKGKGKD
- the Mdk gene encoding midkine isoform a precursor (isoform a precursor is encoded by transcript variant 1); this translates as MQHRGFFLLALLALLVVTSAVAKKKEKVKKGSECSEWTWGPCTPSSKDCGMGFREGTCGAQTQRVHCKVPCNWKKEFGADCKYKFESWGACDGSTGTKARQGTLKKARYNAQCQETIRVTKPCTSKTKSKTKAKKGKGKD
- the Chrm4 gene encoding muscarinic acetylcholine receptor M4 isoform X1; amino-acid sequence: MEPGDGPKATAHLSPVGFSMANFTPVNGSSANQSVRLVTTAHNHLETVEMVFIATVTGSLSLVTVVGNILVMLSIKVNRQLQTVNNYFLFSLACADLIIGAFSMNLYTLYIIKGYWPLGAVVCDLWLALDYVVSNASVMNLLIISFDRYFCVTKPLTYPARRTTKMAGLMIAAAWVLSFVLWAPAILFWQFVVGKRTVPDNQCFIQFLSNPAVTFGTAIAAFYLPVVIMTVLYIHISLASRSRVHKHRPEGPKEKKAKTLAFLKSPLMKPSIKKPPPGGASREELRNGKLEEAPPPALPPPPRPVADKDTSNESSSGSATQNTKERPPTELSTTEAATTPALPAPTLQPRTLNPASKWSKIQIVTKQTGSECVTAIEIVPATPAGMRPAANVARKFASIARNQVRKKRQMAARERKVTRTIFAILLAFILTWTPYNVMVLVNTFCQSCIPERVWSIGYWLCYVNSTINPACYALCNATFKKTFRHLLLCQYRNIGTAR